GCACCGCATCTCCCGGCATGCACCGGGCTCGGGGCAAAACAGCTCCCGGCATGCACCGGGCTCGGGGCACCGAAGCTCCCGGCATGCACCGGGCTCGGGGCAAAACAGCTCCCGGCATGCACCGGGCTCGGGGCAAAACAGCTCCCGGCATGCCTCGTGCCAGCAGGAACTGCCGCTCCCGATTCGCGGGGGCGGGGGTAGATCAGGGCGCTCCCGGCATGCACCGGGGCAAAGCAGCGCGGCTCCCAGCGTGCCCTGAGCTGACGCAAACTCCAATTCCCAGCATGCACCAGGGCAGTTGTACAGCTAcccagcatgcaccgcgccaCGTGCTGCTCAGAACCCCGCTGCGATTCCCCCCCCCATTGCAGGGCCTGGCgggcgcagggggccgggagcTTCCCCCCccgacagctccccccccccgcgtcctgccccacagctcagctccccccgcgtcctgccccacagctcccagcccccccacagctcagcccccccgtgtcctgccccacagctcagcccccccgtgtcctgccccacagcacccagccccccccacagctcagcccccccgcgtcctgccccacagctcagctccccccgcgtcctgccccacagcacccagcccccccacagctcagcccccccatgtcctgccccacagctcagccccccgccccacagctcagcccccccgtgtcctgccccacagctcagccccccccacgtcctgccccacagcacccagtcccccaccccacagctctcagctcccccccccccccccagaattaaATGGTGTTGCTTTGCGCTTGGTGAAGCTTCTCCCTGGGTTGTGGGGGGAGCGGTTACTTCTGGGGCAGGCTCCCACtatcagcggggggggggggggggtatagagGCCGTAAGGGCAAGCGACAGAGGCGGGGAACTCGGTCATCACTGATTCCTGTTCTACTGCTGGCAACTTTACTGAGCTCTCAGTcaggggacacccccccccccagcacaccaccagcccctctgGCTGCAGCCGGTCCCTGGCATGGGGGCTCCGCTGCTCCCTCCAGCCTCAGCACAGAAGGACGTGGCCTCCGTGGCCCCGGCAGGCTGCAAGGGAAAAGAGAAGGGGAGGTCGGGGGGCTGAATTGTGTGGCCCAGCTCAGGGCAACTCCCTCCCTGCACAGCCTGTTGCCCAGTTACtttctaggctgcgtctagactggcaagtttttccgcaaaagcagctgcttgccagctgtctacactgaccgcttgaatttccacaagaacactgacgatctcgtaagaaatgagtgcttcttgcggaaatactatgctgctcccgttcgggcaaaagccctcttgcgcaaatgctttggcgcaagagggccagtgtagacagcgcggtattgttttgcgcaaaaaagccccgatggcgaaaatggcaatcggggttttgttgcgcaaaaccgcgtctagattggcacagacgcttttccacaaacagtgcttttgcgaaaagcgtccgtgccgatctagacgctctttcctgaaaatgcttttaacggaaaaacttttctgttaaaagcatttgcggaaaatcatgccagtgtagacgtagcctctagagCTCCCAGGCCAGGGAATCCCCTTGGCCCCCACAGAAGAGATCTCAGCCCAGGACACAGGTGTCCACCAGTCCCTgcagtccccccccctcccgagacAAATGCACATCGCAGCTCTGGGGGATACATggcccccaagagcagctgggcccAGGGCTCAGTCTGTCCTGGCATGGGCAGGCATCTCCCCATAGTCAGAAGGTAGattcccccatacacacacacacacacgcttacccagcaggctgccccagaaggaggggaaGGTGGCCGCCCCAGTGACAGCTCCGGGGGCCGCTGGGTTCCTGCGGGTGCTAGTGACCGTGAAAGCCTGGTCCCCGCGCTCGCCAGAGGGGCGGCCGgtcacctccacctccaccacgTGCCaatcagggaggctggggggatgTGAGGGCAGGGAGGTGAGTGGAGGGAAGACCATGCTATGGAAGAGGCGGGGTGCAAGGAGCAACGCTGACATGGAGACAGCAGCACCCTACGAAccccaggctgggagctgccaTGCACAGAGGGGCGGGAAGACTTGCGGGGTGCAGGGATCTGTGGGAAGCTGGGAACAGGGAGGTCCAGGGAGCAGAGAGAAGGGGTGCAGGAAACAGGTGCACAGGGACCCAGAGGTACAGGAGACAGCGGGTGCAGGGACCTGGGGGTGCAAGGAATGGAGGAGTGCAGGgacctgggggtgcagggagcaggagatgCAGGGTACATGGTGTGCAAGGGGGGGCTGCACTAACCCAGGGTCCGCGATGAGGCAGCCCCGGACCCCGTCGaagcccaggctgggggcggcCACGCATGCAGCTGCCATGGTGTTGACGTTGTTGGGGGCCAGCGGGCAGAGAGCCCGCACGGGGCCCTCGTACAGCACGGCCCGCCCGgcccctgctgcctgcagccGCTCCCTCAGTGCCCCCTCCAGCCGGAAGCTCTCTGGGTGCTTCACCATGGTCACCGTGAGGCCCTGGGAAATGACGGCAGAGAGTCAgccccccagagcagcccccggaggggcagaggcagcttCTTGCCGCTGTCCCCCGCCCCACACTGGGGTCCCCGGGCCCCCAGGGCAGGCCTGCGacccccacctgcagcaggccCCTCTGGTCCATGCGCTGGATGTCCTcgccgccccacagcgccccccggggcACGTACAGCGTGTGGCCCCCGCGCCGGGCAGCATCCCGCAGCCGCGTCTCCGTGGCCTGGTCAGCCAGCGCCGTGGGGGAACccacctgggcgggggggggggggggaagaaacctGAGCATGGGGAAACTGCAGGGTATAAAGCAGGgtctcccccacagccagggcacCCTCCCTTCCCTTGGCTCCTCGTCACCCCAGCCCCTCTGGAGacccccctgcgccccccgggcaacccccacccatccccagcaTCCTCCACAGGGCAGCCTGCTCCCTCCGCCCCGGGCATCCTCACCATGAAGTCTGCCCCCGACAGGAAGGCCTCCCCGTGGTCCTGAGCGATGCAGGGATGAGCCACCTCCACAATGAGATCCACcgccctgcagggaggggagccAAGGAGGTGGAGGGGGGTACGTTCACCCCGGCGCTGcctgggcgcccggggggggccaGTGCCCGCAGtgggggatgggggcggggagcactCACCACTCAGGGACCCTGGACAGGTCCTGGAGCTGGAGGGAGGCCGGCACCTGCCCCCGCAGCTTCCGCGCGTCCCGGTTCCAGACAAAGCCGAGTTCCAGGCCGTGGCCGGCTCCCTCGTCCTGCAGTCTCTGCACCAGATACTGGCCTGGCGgagtggggatgtgggggggggggggatcactaACTGGCTGGGAACCTCAGACACAcacccccgcctcctcccaggacaaggcccccggggggagaggaggggaggggagggactgcCCCCCGGGCCCAAATTTTCTTGCAGCAGCTGCCTTGCTGTGCCCatagagcagggggtggggaacctaaggccctggccccggcttgcctggatcccacccccgaggcttggggctcccctccagcatcggggagcccgcgctggggctggagcacacaaaattgactgatttttctgtgggtcagcagccccccacccaaaaaagtctccctgcccctgccctagaGCCATCCCGCCTGCCTTCTTCCCTCTTTccatctccccacccaccccccagtctctgcccccacaccccaaccagcagccccgccccccaaagCCCCGGGGGAGGCCATGGGGTTAGGGGGGGACGTACCCAAGTGTCCAAAGCCCACGATCCCAACCTTCCGCCTGGCCAGCCCCTCGGACATCCTGGGCCGAGGCACCACAgggccctgcagggagcagagtAGGGGAGGTTACAGCTGAGGGAGGGGCGGTGGGTGGCGGGCACAGCCACGGGCCTCTTGTGCTCCCATCCACGCCTGTCGCACGAGGGCGTGGCACGCGCCCAATCAGCGCAGGGCTGCCCGGAAGGGTAGGAGGGGGACAGGCCTCGGAGCCAGGCCATGGGGCCCAGGTTCCTTCCTACCCCTCCTGCCTGGGACCCACGTGGGTATCCAtctcgccccctgccccccagccactctCCGGCCGTCTGTCCCATACACAGGCTGCCCCCTCTCTCCGAGCCACCGCCAATCCTGGGCCCCAGCGACCTTCggtccccctctccctggggaaAAGTTAATGGTCAACCAGGAGCGTTTAACCATTCatgggctggaggtgtgggggtccCTGGGACTTCCTTCCAGCAGCTTAAACTTTCCCTCAGGTCTGAGCTGGAAGTGAAAGGGGTTAtgctggggtgtccccagacCTGTGTGCCCTGAAAGCCGAGCACtcggggggggctgcccaggagagatttcggtgccgcccagctgattaccagAGCACCCCCAGCCGGCAGTCtgtgtgtctattggtggtgcacatccgcacatgccttggtgcatggaacaaaatttatcccacacctggatggaaaacGTTAGAGGGAATCTTGACACAGCCACGGGCTATGCTCGTTCCAGCCAAGAGACACAAATATCAGCTGTGCAGAGCAAACCCGCCTCCCCGCATCAAACCGACTTCTCCCACGTCTCTGACCCCCAGCGCCGCAGACTGGCTGGGCACAGCTGCATTGGGGCATGGCGGGGAGGTGGCAGCGGGTGCAGGGGATCCGTGTGGAGTACGGGGGGTGGGTGCTCGGGCCGCTGGCAGCCAGTGCCCAGTGGGGCACGGAGCCACGGTCACCctaggcggggtgggggggcagggagtgggggagctgcCAGACTCCTCCCCATggcagggccgggccaggccctgggcagcgtggcgcagtggggctggcccagcagtaGGTGGCGCTGTAGGCCTGGCATGCGGAGTcgctggtgctgcagctggagggacCCTGCTCTTGGCTGAGCTctgcagggcccaggctggcacgctcccccctccctccccctctcgctaccggccccctgccccagccagggacttggagaggaggggctggtgtggggccaggactcctgggttctttctctgggtctgggaggggcaATGGGGAGCCAGGATCCCTGGGTTCTCACCCCAGCTccggcagggcagtggggtctagtggttagaggagggTTTGGGCGCCACGGCtcttgggttctctccccagctctgggcggGGAGTGGAGTCGagtggttgggggtggggggctgggagccaggactcctgggtcctgttgCCGGTTCCAAGGAGGGTGCCCCTGGCGGCATGCGGGTGCCTGGtgtggggcaggtggctggaggcTCCTGATGCTATTTGAGTCACTGGGTCCTTGAcgcagggcgggggtggggggaatcctCGCACCCTTGTCACACGGGCTCCGTGGGTCGACAGAGCACCCCACACCAAAGCTGGGCTCACCCACCGAGATCACCGCCTGGCCCAGGTTGGCcacaccacagcaggaggggaggggaagcagctgcagcccccccccagtgcagggaccgGCCTGGCTCTAACTGCGCCCGCGGCCCACCCTGCACATCGGGTTGAAAAGgacagaagcagctgcatttccACCGGGGCACCCAGGactctccaggcgggggggggatggaggcaccTGGCACAGGTCTGACATGCCAGATGCTGCACAGACGCCCGATACTGCCAGCCATGGGGATCTCTCCAACAGCCCTCCTGGCTGGTgtctctgcccgctccccaccagGGTTGGCATGGCAACCAGAAGGGGGTGTCAGAGTGACACCCCCCTCAACTTGCACACACAACCCCACCCCGGCAGCACTTGTGTGTGTAGCGGGGGGCGGAACGATGGGCAAGGGGACCCGAGCCCGGTGGCGGGGGGTGATGCAGATGGTGACACGCATGTGCGATTCCACAGGCCAGCCTCTGGTGACggcggggctctggggggtgCCGTCGTGGTAGGGGGTGCGTAGGATgaggcgtgtgtgtgtctgtctccagAGGGGCGCGTGGACAGCTGCCTGCGTGCGACTGTGTCGTGTGTCTGCCAGCAGCTCCGAGTGTCTCATCCGGGTGTGTGATCTAAGGCTGGGGAtgtgagatagatagatagacagcggatgtggggatagatagatggatagatagcGGAGGagggtggagatagatagatagatagatagatagatagatagatagatagatagtaagCATTCTGCTcacatgagtgtgtgtgtgtgggcgcaCACGCGCGCACAATTGTGCTGTCCAGTGGTTACAACCCAAGGCTGGGCGGCAGGACTCCTGGGACGTAATcccgtctcttcccctctctgggCCTGTTTCCCTTCCTGCTCTTTGGCTGTATAGAGAGTGACTCTGGCGGTGCAGCGCCAGGCGCAATGAAGCCGGGTCCCACGCATGCCTCTAACACAACTGCCATGGGAGTAcatccccctcccagctgctggaaTTCCCACGTCCCAGACAATTtgggagggagccggggggggcggggagcatgaGTCCAACACACACATGGGGCTCCCACCGGCCGTAACTTCACAATAAAACCGTCACCAAACAGCAAAGCCCCTCGCCCCTTCCCAGGCCGCGGGCGGAGTCTGCTGCAGCGTGCCCCACGaggcccccagccccagatgttgccagtgccccccagctgTGGTGACAGGCGAAGATGCAGAGCTGGCGCAGGAGTCTCCATTCAGGCACCAGGCCGGCCTGTCGGCACCAGCGACCCCAGggcccacagcccctcctctctGGGCGTGTGGCCCTAACCATTAGACCCCACTCTctttccagagcaggggcgagaaCCCAGGCATCTTGCCTGGCAACTCtctctgctccaaccactagacaccactccccacccagagccaaGGGCAGAACCCTGGTCTCCTGGCtctaacccccccaccccccggtgtCTGTTTCAGGAGCACCGAGGCAAAAAGCCAGGAGCTGCCACGTGACGGCCCCGGTACAATGGATTCCCCGTGTCCTGGGATGGGCCAAGGTGCAATCCCAGCTCTGCCGCAGAGTCCCCCGAGGAGCATGACCCCCGGCGTGCAAcctctgggcccagctccccgctgTTCCGTGGGATGGAAGGGTAGCTATGGGGCAGCCCCAGA
The Pelodiscus sinensis isolate JC-2024 unplaced genomic scaffold, ASM4963464v1 ctg59, whole genome shotgun sequence genome window above contains:
- the LOC102452260 gene encoding uncharacterized protein LOC102452260 isoform X4, with translation MGQTAGEWLGGRGRDGYPRGSQAGGGPVVPRPRMSEGLARRKVGIVGFGHLGQYLVQRLQDEGAGHGLELGFVWNRDARKLRGQVPASLQLQDLSRVPEWAVDLIVEVAHPCIAQDHGEAFLSGADFMGLTVTMVKHPESFRLEGALRERLQAAGAGRAVLYEGPVRALCPLAPNNVNTMAAACVAAPSLGFDGVRGCLIADPGQPSSGPCREGLRRPPGGAMSGGPEPGIYHERQRLELCAVHALNNVLQERLFTQEAADEICKRLAPDARLNPHRSVLGTGNYDVNVIMAALHSLDLAAIWWDKRRPLEQLVLSRIHGFIVNVPSNVALGFVTLPVRRKHWIAVRQVGGVYYNLDSKLKAPDCVGGESELRAFLQGFLSQGPCEVLLVVSRAVEETGAWLNPE
- the LOC102452260 gene encoding uncharacterized protein LOC102452260 isoform X1 produces the protein MGQTAGEWLGGRGRDGYPRGSQAGGGPVVPRPRMSEGLARRKVGIVGFGHLGQYLVQRLQDEGAGHGLELGFVWNRDARKLRGQVPASLQLQDLSRVPEWAVDLIVEVAHPCIAQDHGEAFLSGADFMVGSPTALADQATETRLRDAARRGGHTLYVPRGALWGGEDIQRMDQRGLLQGLTVTMVKHPESFRLEGALRERLQAAGAGRAVLYEGPVRALCPLAPNNVNTMAAACVAAPSLGFDGVRGCLIADPGQPSSGPCREGLRRPPGGAMSGGPEPGIYHERQRLELCAVHALNNVLQERLFTQEAADEICKRLAPDARLNPHRSVLGTGNYDVNVIMAALHSLDLAAIWWDKRRPLEQLVLSRIHGFIVNVPSNVALGFVTLPVRRKHWIAVRQVGGVYYNLDSKLKAPDCVGGESELRAFLQGFLSQGPCEVLLVVSRAVEETGAWLNPE
- the LOC102452260 gene encoding aspartate dehydrogenase domain-containing protein isoform X3 — its product is MSEGLARRKVGIVGFGHLGQYLVQRLQDEGAGHGLELGFVWNRDARKLRGQVPASLQLQDLSRVPEWAVDLIVEVAHPCIAQDHGEAFLSGADFMVGSPTALADQATETRLRDAARRGGHTLYVPRGALWGGEDIQRMDQRGLLQGLTVTMVKHPESFRLEGALRERLQAAGAGRAVLYEGPVRALCPLAPNNVNTMAAACVAAPSLGFDGVRGCLIADPGQPSSGPCREGLRRPPGGAMSGGPEPGIYHERQRLELCAVHALNNVLQERLFTQEAADEICKRLAPDARLNPHRSVLGTGNYDVNVIMAALHSLDLAAIWWDKRRPLEQLVLSRIHGFIVNVPSNVALGFVTLPVRRKHWIAVRQVGGVYYNLDSKLKAPDCVGGESELRAFLQGFLSQGPCEVLLVVSRAVEETGAWLNPE
- the LOC102452260 gene encoding uncharacterized protein LOC102452260 isoform X2; protein product: MESRVAMENPPLHRPLSVADKGPVVPRPRMSEGLARRKVGIVGFGHLGQYLVQRLQDEGAGHGLELGFVWNRDARKLRGQVPASLQLQDLSRVPEWAVDLIVEVAHPCIAQDHGEAFLSGADFMVGSPTALADQATETRLRDAARRGGHTLYVPRGALWGGEDIQRMDQRGLLQGLTVTMVKHPESFRLEGALRERLQAAGAGRAVLYEGPVRALCPLAPNNVNTMAAACVAAPSLGFDGVRGCLIADPGQPSSGPCREGLRRPPGGAMSGGPEPGIYHERQRLELCAVHALNNVLQERLFTQEAADEICKRLAPDARLNPHRSVLGTGNYDVNVIMAALHSLDLAAIWWDKRRPLEQLVLSRIHGFIVNVPSNVALGFVTLPVRRKHWIAVRQVGGVYYNLDSKLKAPDCVGGESELRAFLQGFLSQGPCEVLLVVSRAVEETGAWLNPE